AATACCGGCGCTGAGCAGTTTCCCTCGCCGTACACGAGCAACGAGTGGCTGAACAACATTGGCTGGCTCGAACTTCCACGCGGTGTTCTCCTCGAGAACAGTGAGTCCGGCCTGGTGCGTCTGGTCTTCATGGCGTTTGACCGTCTTGAGGAGATACTCCAGCCCAAGAGCAGCACACTAGCAGCAGCCCACGAGGAGTCCACAGCCGTTAGTATAGGAGAGGATACGTCAAACAACGGTGGGATGCCTTCATCGTCGCTAATTAATAGCAAAATCATCTCTGCCTCGCTCAGCAAGGGAAGGCACATCCAGTTGTCTGAGCCCGTGAGGATGTGCCTCAAGCACATTAAGACTGAAAATGTCAGCAATCCAACTTGTGTCTTCTGGGACTACACAATGAGGTATggccaaatttattaattagaataTTCACAAGAAATATTCAGAGTTATCTTAACCGCTCGTCATATTTCTTACACTTTTCTTTCcgaatttttacatattttaattatgttgatTCATCTGGTCAATTATTTGTATTGCAATGATTTatacacattttattattttaatatccaaTTATACATCtcttataattataaaatagcaTGAAATTTAGTTAGTaacatttgcaaaatgaattttcagtgCGTGGTCTTCAGAAGGCTGTGAAGTCGAGGCGACCAACAGAACTCACACGGAGTGCAAGTGTAACCACCTGACGAATTTCGCTATCCTAATGGACGTGCACGAAACCCTGCTGGCACCTACGCACGAGGCCTACCTCCGGATCTTGACTTATATCGGCTGCGCCATCTCTATCATCTTTCTTCTCTTAACCATCATaacatttcagttttttcgTAACCTCAAAGTACGAGCTACTCATTAGAATTTCATTTGCCCAGTGGTTAACCGCAATGTAAAAATTGCAGTCGGACCGAACAACAATCCACAAGAACTTGTGCTTCTGCCTCTTGATCGGAGAGAGTGTCTTCCTTGCTGGAATTGGACAGACTGACAAGCACATCCTTTGCGGAATAGTGGCTGCTATTCTACACTACTCTTTCCTCAGCGCATTTGCTTGGATGTTCCTTGAAGGTACACTTTTAAACCAATCCTGCTTCAGTAACTCATAGGGTGTTTGCAAATATGAGAGAAAAGTAAATGAGAGACGGAAATGTAAAACTAATGGttccaattattaaaaaagtaccCAAGAAAAATGTCTGTTTTCTAATCCGTCACTCTtttaattgtataaaaatcaACCTTTAACTTgcccttattttttaatttattggaatatactatatgaaaataacattgcaaaatatttctaggATACCAACTTTACGTGATGCTGGTAGAGGTGTTTGATGCTGAAAAGCCACGCATCAAATGGTACTATATCATCGGCTACGGCGCTCCCCTGATCATCGTGCTTGTGTCTGGAATTGTTGATTTTGATGGATATGGAACTGACCGATACTGCTGGCTGACTACTGAGAACTACTTCATCTGGAGTTTTGTTGGACCAGTCATTGCCGTGATTCTTGTAAGTGACTCTCATTTTACGATGAGAAATATGTagctttttaatgaataattaatttaataattttctcattttcaggCCAATCTAGTCTTTTTAAGCATGGCCGTGTACAAAATGTGCCGCCACAGCAGTACTTCAGTCCCTGTGAAGACCAAGGAACACGCCAGGCTTGCCAGCGTCAGGTActtgatttttcattatgCACAAACTATTTGACACTAATATTTGAGGAGCATGGTTTGGTCAAAAATCACTATTATATAAGTTATAATGACAAATTCTTTGTACAAATAACGTTGGTGTTGGTTTTCGATAAGCtacctaaaaataattagttgaGTCAGGCAGACCGTTGATTTacttactaaaattaaaaacacttgATTTTGGTGAGTCATAAGATTTACCAACATTCTTTTGGTGTGTGTACTTTTTAACTCTTTTGTTTGTTCTTTTTTGCATGCATAGTGGAAAGGAAGAGAATGCTCATTCCAACAAAATCCAAACAAACTTGTAAGGatggttttcaaaattttcttctcttttactCTATCTGTATTTTTGTCTATTAACTGTGACACTAGTTGAAATAGAGTAGCACTATGACTAGCGAGTTGGACAATAATTACCGCTTTTCGTCACAGGAAGGGCTCCTAAGCGCTTGTCCAATTCGTCTAGAGAGTTGAGTAAGGTTTCGACCGTTCACTAACTGTGATTTTGGTTCGCAGGTCGTGGCTGCGAGGTGCAATTGCCCTCGTCTTCTTGCTCGGCCTGACGTGGACGTTTGGCCTGCTGTTCCTCAACAAGGAGACCGCCATCATGGCTTACgttttcacaattttgaatAGCTTACAGGGACtgtttatatttgttttccatTGTGCTCAGAACGAGAAGGTAAGGAGCTTGTTGGGCTTGCAACATACCACCACACTCTTGTAAATTCGCAATCGGAAAATATGTAAACGGTGTGTAATAACGAATCGGACTGTTAACCATTTTGTaccataaataaatgtatatcCGCAGATAATTGTAAAGTCCCTCGAACCGCCTCCcgaaattttttctataattttcacTCTTATTTTCcgattgttttgattttttggttGCTTTATTTTAAGTTGGTCCTTCTTTTCTCGCTCGGTTTTAGGTTCAAAAGGAGATAAAAAGGTTCATAAAAAGAAACAGCTGGCTGCAGTGCTGCTGTTGCAGCGGCGGCTCGGGCAAGGAGCAGAGCTCGGGCTTTTTCGCCGGCTCCAACGGCACCCCTTCGGCTCCAAATTCCCATAGCACAGACAGCTCCGCATTGTCACCTCACGGCAATAGTGTGGGTACCTCTGTAGTTTCTTTGCCCAACCACCTCCACAGCCACAACCACCACCTGCCACACCACTTCCCCAACAACGCCCCCCGAATCCAGCCCAACCACCACTACCCGTCCTCGTACCACTCACATCCGCATCACACCTCAATTATCACAACACCAAGTCGGGGATCGACGAGTGTCCAGCACTGTTCTATTAATAACCATGAGTCTCAAGGCAAGTGCTGACATGCCTATATTTACTTTTGCGTTCTCACCCTGTTTTTAAACCGCACCTTGgagcttttttatatattatacattattattattgtgtgtAAATATTAACCgagagataaataataattagtcgATTGACTCCCCGTGCAGAACAGCATCAGCTTTgccttttccaatttaattctaCCGTTTCCGATTAagttgcatatttttatttacactcgctgctttttgagcttttttaaCATACCTTTCATCGGCTGGCACCAGACAAAAATGAACCCAGATTGTTTCAATGTGTAGAcggaaaaaatgttgaaacaaGCGAACGCTTTTAACGAAGTGACACGGGAGTGGTGGTGTGATGTGGATTTAGTAGCTTTCTTTGTAGAGGTAGACACacacagacagacagacaccTTGCCCTTCCTCGCTCTCTAATCGATCTCCTGCTCtcgaatgtttgatcaaattaaaagcaaagtcTAACAAATGTTGTGTTAACGGAGCAGTAAAACCTGCACCTACTCACAcctgaaaattcaattcgaTTTTGAGCCTAAAACGAgtatttatatcatttttgaTTCTCCCCAAAAACACTGCAGGATGTAATTTTCACTCAATTTGatctgtgataaaaattacgTTTCAGCCTGATAATTTGGATCtggtttctatttttttccataaagTTCTTGAGCTCTTTCCTGACAAAAACCTtgagcaaaattaatgttttaatcaAAGATCTAGTTGTTCGAACTTTTATTAATGCCTGAagtgcataattttcaattataaagaGTCTTAACTGCCTGCAGAGTTTTTGAGGAAATCtcgccttttttaataatttattgattactTTCACGGCCTTACACAacgcacattttattttaaatccaccaattaatttgcttgaggttttttaattttggtttgctCCGTTTTTTTTGTCCCGCAGAAGATTTCTTTTAAGTCGTACCACGGTCGCGTGGACTCGGAGGCGGAAGAGTCGCCGCGCTCGCTCAACACGACCACGCTGACGAGCATGAGCAATCTTCGCGGCGGCGGGGGCAACAACAACAAGGATGGTGGCGGCACGCTGAGACGCGGCATCGATTATGGGGTTGGCAACGACTACTCTGGCCAGGATCTGGTGGTGACGCCCGTGGCAAACATCATCGACCCGTCTAAGGTGATCCTGGCAGCCGAGCTGGACTATGGACGCGCCGAGCAGCTGGGCACCCTGACGCGCGCGCAACAGGCAGAAGTGCGCACGCCGACCCACCTAGTCCCGCATCTGCTGCACCACCAGATCGCCGCTCAGCACCACTACCTTACGCACGGCGGCCGCAAGAAGGGCTACCTACGCGCCGCCAGTCCCTGGAACCACACATACACGGAAATCAGGGACGGCCTGCACCTGCGAGGCGGCCGTCCGCCGTCCGAGGATGACCCCGTCTACGAGGAGATCGAGCGGGGCGGCGCCGCCACCGAAATCCAGGTTTCGGACATGTCTGACGAGGACGGCCGGCGGCAAAGCGACATGAGCCGGCAGTCTTCGCGCAGCTACTCGGACCACCGGCCGCTGATTGCCTCGTCGGCCGTCACGTTTGACGCCCTTTGGCGGCACAATCtcaaagagcagcagcagcttgacGCCGAGCTGATGCGCAGGGTGCAGCGGCAGATGTCGCCCGGATTTGTGTATCCAGACGCGAGTGCGCGCACTGTTGCCTTCCTTGAGGGCGAGACTGTCGTGTGCCACCTGCAGCCCGActcggccgccgccgtcgaCCCCTACAACCCCTACTCGGCCAGGACGGTCGTCCTTTCCCCCTACAGCGAGTGCTGACCGCCAATAACGCACTTTTCCACTAGCAGCTAGTGAAATCCTACTCTAGCCTGTAAGAAAACACGTGATTAGTGTGCATGTGATTCcgattgcgattttttttttatctcactCCGCGCTTTTGTGTACAAAATGCGATACTCTCTGACTATTTATTGCCATTCGACCGCTTTTGCAGAGTGggacaatttaaaaacgatCACGTGATCGTTTCATCTGACTGTTGAGTAGCATCTCTTCTGGCAAATGCATTTGTTGTCACCTCGGAAGTGTCGGACGAAAGTGTACTGTGTGAACGTTGTGTATAAAGTTCTAGTGTTAAGAACCTTTATACGTGTTTAGATGCCTGGCAGACACGCGATggtattaaatatattcagtGTATAGATGGAATTAAGTATGATgtaaaactaaatattaaattaaaacccaaCAAACAACAGAGACAAACCTGATGGTTAAGTGTTGCTTCCAATTCGTAAAGCCAGCATGGAATCCCCTAACGAAAACCACAGGTGTGTgtgttaataaaatacaaatgtaCCCCAAATTTCTTAGAGGAATGGCGAATCAATGTGAGGCAAAGTAAGAGGAAGTAATGTTGTTTCGATGTAAAAAAAAGAACTGTGATGCAACCGTTTTTTGAAGACTGTTAGATCTTGATTTGCTGAGTAAAATTTGAGAGAAAAGTGCACaaacgagaaaataaattatttatgaaaagtaataaaaaatccactGCTGTTTACTTTCTTCGTTTGAGtttccaattaaaagtttgaaatggaGTTTTGGCTTACTACCTCACCTCTGTTTAATCTAGTTAGCGTCTCTGCTTGATGCAACCCTTCTGGGACTCGCTCCTGCATTTAGAAGatgtaatgaaaaaataacaacgcCGTTAGTACACCAGGAAAATGCTTCTCGGCGCCTAACCGCGGCGCACTgcctttattattatttatattcacaTTGAGCCGACCGAGCTATACAGAATACATATTTCTGCCATTCTTTTCATCCAATATTTCTTTAGCTCTCTTTTATTCAACATCATTTAATAGTTTTTGAGTCTCGTTGGCAAATACACTGAACAAAGATGAGAAAGATAGACCGCGGACATGGAATTGTGGGCTCTTATTTCTTATTCAACAAcgaattcaaatatttgcacaacCACTTCAGCGCAGAGGATCGGGCAATTGAAATCAATTCTAGATCGAGATCTCTAGGAACTCATGTCATTTGCATACTACATTTTCTGTGACACTAGAATGTTATCATAAAAAGAAGAATCATCTAtggaaactttttaataaattaaccttaatttaacaaatggTTTTGATACAGTATAATCATTTTAACTATGGACTGGAAACAAGAGTAACTAAAAATACAGATTTGCTGATGggtatatttacattttttgttaaggataataaaaattgctgctttccttttaattttgatgaggATGTTTTGTCCCAGTTtttaattggtaaaatttgtattttgctccaaaaaaGATCGAATATCGTCAAGAGTTGAAAATCACGAGCCCAAGAAGTCCTATTTCGGCTCTCGACGCACAAAGCAGGTTTTGATGAGCCCTGCGAGAGCAAATTTGCACGACTTCGAAGGGGGGAAGGAATTACTGATGGCTCTCTCTGGGGATGCCAGCTGAATGAGTGAGAAAGAGAAGTAAAGCTTTTCATTCATTACAGGGTctttgtgagtgtgtgtgtgatgatAGGGGAAGTGCTCTCTGTCAAATGAAATTACGTGCGAGCAGCCAGTTAAACGCCCATATCATGCCAGCGGTGAAAATTGCCAAGACTGCGTTAGGTTAAAATGGCATTTGCCGCGTCCATTGCGGCGAAATAAGGGTTGCGCTGAAGTGGTTGCTGATACACAAGTGACCTTCTCTACACGTTACATTAGTAGTTTCTCCTGCTTCTCTCTTTATTGTTCATCACCAGTTACTTTGTTCCGGTCCTCTCTTAGAAAAGAGTCAAAATAAAGCCGACACAAAGTACGTGGTtagatttttacatttttggttCGGGTCAGGGCCGTCAAAAACGCACCCTTGGTGATATTCTCAATGCTGATATGGAAcgcttttgaaatttgtttctgGTTGGTCGAAATTGAGTTTAGCGGAACAAAGTacgagtaaaaatataaatctccaGTGGAATGATGTGTGGGATAAATGAATCGGCCGTTTTTCGCTTGATTAGCGTGTTCTGTAAagcaagttttaaaaatacatctcTCTTCTCGTCGCGAGCATATGATATAGACAGCAATTGGTCGCCGGATCACACGTTCGCGATGTCTGGTGGCATCTCGGCGATCAAGTCCTTGTTCAGATTCTCCACCTTGGTCGAACCATTGCTGTcgtcaaacaaaatttgctgctgctgcgggggTGCCGTGATCGTTGGTCTGTTTCGTCGACGTCTCAGGTTCGTGCCCACCAGCAGAGCGATAATCGCCGCGTAGAATACCACGATCACCTGTGAAACGAAGAAGAAAGGTCAGAATCTCTTTTTCAGGGATTTATAAGATTGCAAgaaaagcgatttttttcagGGATATGGTTGTCAGTgagggaaaaaatgtttagcaGGAATTTCCCGATcatatgaaatatttgttttgtatttaataaaaattcatcttcAAAATATATCAGGTCAGAATTTCCGATATTTGTTATTGGGATTGCTCGTTAGTGTTgcgtttttttacatttaatcaTAGTTTGTACTTCATACAtagaacaattaatttattcatcacGGAGGGATaatacccaaaattatttataaaacatgGAATCAATCTAAAGCCGCAATTTTTTCTGAGTTATTTAGAGTcacgtaaaattaattataaattcaagCAATATCTTCCTGTtgattagattttaatttaataactcaAAACATCATCCTGAGGGTCGCAACATTACCATTtagaaatatcaaaattacatgaacatatttttaatgttactttttttcataaagtccaaaacaaaaatctatcATTATCAGAGTCAAGGAAGGGGTCCAGATGGATCAACCTCTAAATAATCAGAAAGAgaagtataaaaaaattatttattataaacaaagatttaaattagcGTGAGATTCTGCCCTAAGtaagatatatttatttcctaaagaaaataactttttttaaagtagTATGAAATCTAGAAAGTAAATACAGTAAACAGTCACTTATAAATTAACCTTGACAAAATTAacgtcttttaaaatttgattgtcatataaaaagtaaaacttaAATGAAGAGATAtatctatttaattatttcctaaaaaaaaattgaataaagaaaatcacATTAACCTCCTGATGATTGACAGTAACAAGTGCTGAGCTCTGTTGTGAACAGCAAagggaaagaggaaaaattcctgatTCTGGCTGAGGGGGAAAAGCTAAGCGTGTTTGCCAACAAGTAAAATCGATTGGCGCAGTCAGAGGTCAAACGCTTTGGGCTGAATAAGTTGTctgcgagcgagagcgagcgtgTGCTGTGAATGTGCGGGAGGAATTCGCCAATAACGACGAGGCGCGCGCGTTGGAGTGTTTGGGTCACATACCGTCACGTAGAGGATGGCGTCGTGCGAGAAGTCGACGGGCGGCCGGTGCGAGATGTTGGCCGAGTGGGTGAGCGCCGCTCGGTACACGGCGGGCAGCAGCGTGCCGTGGCACGGCGAACCCACGCTCCTGCAACAGTCGAAAATACTAGTCAATCAACAATGCTCTCCCTGCGGGGGCGCCCAGTTTGACACTGACAATTGAGATGGGTCAACTGCTGGCCTTGCCTCCCGCCTCTGCTCTCGGCAAAGTCACACGCAAATACagatcaaaatgaaaagcgtAGGATTTATTGGGAAAACTGTTTTTCttatattcctttttttaatttaagtttttcctGTTTCCCTTTGAGAATAGAAGAACACTCGTTATATGTACTCTCTCATGAGCTGTTAGGCAGGAAAGTTTAATGATTTTCGGATTGAACTTGAGATGGTTTTGAATACATGAAACCGTAGCAAAATACAAACAGCTATATAAGACACTTACCATTTACGTGTAATAGTGTGGGATGCtgggagaaattaaaaaaaaaacttccagGAATCTAATAtaacgcaatttttatttactttttgcaTGACGTGAAAAACTTCTGATTGAGCACCATGCATATCAAAGCGTATTAAGACATTTTAGATtcaataaaagtaattttattgcggataattaattcatatctaaatttaaaaacattaaagcTGGCTGAAAATAATCTATTTCCTGATATAATACGCCTCACAGTCCTTCCTAGcaataaacttgaaaattagcattttactGCACAACTTAATATTGTATTGCTCTCTCCCTATAGAAACTTACTATATTTACTCTATTACTAAATTAGATAAATGGTTTTcttgcagaaataattatttaagcttCCCATGCACTCAGTAGTTGTTAAACAAGAAATGCCATTAGTCTAAGCCTAATCACAGAAATCTTGTTCAGAGATCTTCCAGATCGGCTGTTGCGCAATATCAGGAACAAATTTGTAGCGTAGCCCAAGATGCAAAGTTTCGAGTGCGAAAAGCTATTGATTGACTTCAGAAGTAAAATGTTTGGATAATCTAGATGTGCCTCGAGCCCAGAGGAGCACACAATTCTCAGAAGTGCGGCAACAACCAATAAATTCGCGTTTCGGCGACGACTGGTGGCAACTTGCGAAACTCTGTCGAATTGAAACGCGGGGAAAATAGCAGCTGCGTTTTAATTGCGTCGTTCCGCGAGGTAACACAATCGTTCCATGCGGGTTGTTAAGCCCAACTGCCATTTAATTAGCTTAAGCGCCGCTTTCGTGAGCAGAAAAGAGCactaaaatgtagaaaattgTACCGGCTGAACAATTATCCAGACGAGGACGTTTTGTTTCGCGCGAGTCttggttatgcaaccggtcTGGCACTTGTGACGCAGTCGTTGCCTACCCACCGATTCCAAGGCGACCGCGGTTTCCAAGTCGTAAAAGTGGGCTTCAATTTCACACATCACCGCACTCCCTTACAAAGGCAACATTTGTGCCAATAAAATGAGAACCGTTTCCTGCTGTCCCGATTACCTTTCAGAAAATTTGCGGTAGCAGCAGGTTATATATTACGACTCGTGTATAAGGGGTCAAGGTGAAATTAACTATAGTTAGTTTCACCTTGTTTtctattaatataattatatttcacgTGGCAATGAAATAGTACTATAATACtttaataatgtattttataatctaagaataaattgaattttcttgtaTTGGATAATGAACAATAAAACCAacctgatttttcttttggatTATCAAATTTGATAACGGCATCATAATCCTTAAATATCCTCCACTTTGAATTCAAACACGCAGGGTTGATATGTTGAGATACAGAGCAAAAGAGACAATTGCATCGACCCTCGTAAACTCAATAAGCAGTTCGGAAAACAATGCTGCAAACTTAGCTCTCAACAGAATCCGTATTGTATAAATCAGGTTTGTTTGCTCCGGGtaaaagcagcagctgcgttgaatatttatgcaaattgcgtCCGCTGTGATGATACACACAAAGGGAAAACAAAGGGAAAGAATGTTTCAAAGAAGGAGACGAGTGCGGGAAAAGTTGGCATGCAGCGAATCCAAGGACGACAGCTGACGACGTGTTTGTCGGTTGGTGCTCAAAACTCGAGCACCAAGCACAGCAGAAGGAAGAGCAGGAAATTGGGCTAATCTCGTCTTGACATTCGTCTTTGAACGCCGCAATTGCGATGCACAATATAAGCCCCCTCATAAGAATCATAGGGCTCCACCAGAGGGAGTTTCTGCCTGTGCAGCCACATTCGACATTTCTACGGACATGACTTGAGCTAGAATGACAAATAAATGAGGCGTGCAAGATCAAGAGGTGGTTTGTTTCCCACTTGATAGCTGATTCTATTGGCAGCAATATCATAGcgatatttaacttttaatatatCTGGTGAAAATAGTTAGGaaagattttataaaaaaatggggtgaaaattttgaccttctttttaaaaacgttGAATTTGGCATTACGTTTTATTAAATGGGTAAAAAACACATATTCAGCccgtaaatcaaaattaatatttaactgcAGATACGGCCTGAGGGGCTGACTCAGATGCTGTCCAGCACGAGAACGGACAATATAactctttttacttttttcaccTCTGTTATCCGTCCTGTTTAACTATGACATAGGTTTAAGTCATTTAGAAATACACTGTTTAAACAAAGTCCAAAATACACTCGGTCTAATTGGTGAAATGACGAGTTTTTATCGCCCGTGTACACAAATCAACAGCCGGCAAATAAAGATCTACGCTGCAAACTGGATATAACCGCAGGACGTGACTAATCTGCACCGATTTGCAATGAGAATGTAGAAAAAGCCAATTAGCACTGCAAATACGAAGCGAAATTTGGACGATATTCGCGCTGCCAATATTTGCCAAGTTTGGCAATCAAACATTGGTTTTTTCCCCCAGGAAGCTGCAAAGTTGACAGCCCCAGGGTTTGGCGATCGTGTTGCCAGCGGGAACACCTGGCTAGACGCCCAAGCAAGATCAAAGGCCTCAGCAAATAAGGTGGGCC
The nucleotide sequence above comes from Cloeon dipterum chromosome X, ieCloDipt1.1, whole genome shotgun sequence. Encoded proteins:
- the Cirl gene encoding latrophilin Cirl isoform X3, coding for MLMELNQPHTLLFGALFLLVVTSGCSARSRHLAERAKYDVAYECEGSILTINCPEGQHINLIRANYGRFSITLCNDNGNTDWSVNCMSSRSLRVLYTKCNLQSNCSVAVNDEVFGGDPCPGTFKYVEVQYSCAVESTSTTLRPSPPWLITSQPSVWSTAKLPSLRPLPKAAADTTTSTAVAAVVTTPVVPFIETGEEYEEPPVDSGPPVVTQPPQQVPVAPEVVTTTTTTTTAAPPSTTQSTRRKTHPITVAPERKQPQAPIWETDLLQYCAPATARNINWNWTQVGDTAVQPCPGGTTGQARWRCIYIQEINQIGRATWEPGTPDLSECRSVWVSNLESSIKEGDNIISIADDLSQVTINKMLYGGDLMTTSEIIKTMAHKINLDVQSFPDQRQREALVSELLHKVVLTSSNLLDDSQQSSWKDLNYNEQMRIATTLMTGLEENAFLLANTMVVEKTVEEKVKNVLVSVRVLETRNTGAEQFPSPYTSNEWLNNIGWLELPRGVLLENSESGLVRLVFMAFDRLEEILQPKSSTLAAAHEESTAVSIGEDTSNNGGMPSSSLINSKIISASLSKGRHIQLSEPVRMCLKHIKTENVSNPTCVFWDYTMSAWSSEGCEVEATNRTHTECKCNHLTNFAILMDVHETLLAPTHEAYLRILTYIGCAISIIFLLLTIITFQFFRNLKSDRTTIHKNLCFCLLIGESVFLAGIGQTDKHILCGIVAAILHYSFLSAFAWMFLEGYQLYVMLVEVFDAEKPRIKWYYIIGYGAPLIIVLVSGIVDFDGYGTDRYCWLTTENYFIWSFVGPVIAVILANLVFLSMAVYKMCRHSSTSVPVKTKEHARLASVSGKEENAHSNKIQTNLSWLRGAIALVFLLGLTWTFGLLFLNKETAIMAYVFTILNSLQGLFIFVFHCAQNEKVQKEIKRFIKRNSWLQCCCCSGGSGKEQSSGFFAGSNGTPSAPNSHSTDSSALSPHGNSKISFKSYHGRVDSEAEESPRSLNTTTLTSMSNLRGGGGNNNKDGGGTLRRGIDYGVGNDYSGQDLVVTPVANIIDPSKVILAAELDYGRAEQLGTLTRAQQAEVRTPTHLVPHLLHHQIAAQHHYLTHGGRKKGYLRAASPWNHTYTEIRDGLHLRGGRPPSEDDPVYEEIERGGAATEIQVSDMSDEDGRRQSDMSRQSSRSYSDHRPLIASSAVTFDALWRHNLKEQQQLDAELMRRVQRQMSPGFVYPDASARTVAFLEGETVVCHLQPDSAAAVDPYNPYSARTVVLSPYSEC
- the Cirl gene encoding latrophilin Cirl isoform X1; the encoded protein is MLMELNQPHTLLFGALFLLVVTSGCSARSRHLAERAKYDVAYECEGSILTINCPEGQHINLIRANYGRFSITLCNDNGNTDWSVNCMSSRSLRVLYTKCNLQSNCSVAVNDEVFGGDPCPGTFKYVEVQYSCAVAESTSTTLRPSPPWLITSQPSVWSTAKLPSLRPLPKAAADTTTSTAVAAVVTTPVVPFIETGEEYEEPPVDSGPPVVTQPPQQVPVAPEVVTTTTTTTTAAPPSTTQSTRRKTHPITVAPERKQPQAPIWETDLLQYCAPATARNINWNWTQVGDTAVQPCPGGTTGQARWRCIYIQEINQIGRATWEPGTPDLSECRSVWVSNLESSIKEGDNIISIADDLSQVTINKMLYGGDLMTTSEIIKTMAHKINLDVQSFPDQRQREALVSELLHKVVLTSSNLLDDSQQSSWKDLNYNEQMRIATTLMTGLEENAFLLANTMVVEKTVEEKVKNVLVSVRVLETRNTGAEQFPSPYTSNEWLNNIGWLELPRGVLLENSESGLVRLVFMAFDRLEEILQPKSSTLAAAHEESTAVSIGEDTSNNGGMPSSSLINSKIISASLSKGRHIQLSEPVRMCLKHIKTENVSNPTCVFWDYTMSAWSSEGCEVEATNRTHTECKCNHLTNFAILMDVHETLLAPTHEAYLRILTYIGCAISIIFLLLTIITFQFFRNLKSDRTTIHKNLCFCLLIGESVFLAGIGQTDKHILCGIVAAILHYSFLSAFAWMFLEGYQLYVMLVEVFDAEKPRIKWYYIIGYGAPLIIVLVSGIVDFDGYGTDRYCWLTTENYFIWSFVGPVIAVILANLVFLSMAVYKMCRHSSTSVPVKTKEHARLASVSGKEENAHSNKIQTNLSWLRGAIALVFLLGLTWTFGLLFLNKETAIMAYVFTILNSLQGLFIFVFHCAQNEKVQKEIKRFIKRNSWLQCCCCSGGSGKEQSSGFFAGSNGTPSAPNSHSTDSSALSPHGNSKISFKSYHGRVDSEAEESPRSLNTTTLTSMSNLRGGGGNNNKDGGGTLRRGIDYGVGNDYSGQDLVVTPVANIIDPSKVILAAELDYGRAEQLGTLTRAQQAEVRTPTHLVPHLLHHQIAAQHHYLTHGGRKKGYLRAASPWNHTYTEIRDGLHLRGGRPPSEDDPVYEEIERGGAATEIQVSDMSDEDGRRQSDMSRQSSRSYSDHRPLIASSAVTFDALWRHNLKEQQQLDAELMRRVQRQMSPGFVYPDASARTVAFLEGETVVCHLQPDSAAAVDPYNPYSARTVVLSPYSEC
- the Cirl gene encoding latrophilin Cirl isoform X6, with the translated sequence MLMELNQPHTLLFGALFLLVVTSGCSARSRHLAERAKYDVAYECEGSILTINCPEGQHINLIRANYGRFSITLCNDNGNTDWSVNCMSSRSLRVLYTKCNLQSNCSVAVNDEVFGGDPCPGTFKYVEVQYSCAVAESTSTTLRPSPPWLITSQPSVWSTAKLPSLRPLPKAAADTTTSTAVAAVVTTPVVPFIETGEEYEEPPVDSGPPVVTQPPQQVPVAPEVVTTTTTTTTAAPPSTTQSTRRKTHPITVAPERKQPQAPIWETDLLQYCAPATARNINWNWTQVGDTAVQPCPGGTTGQARWRCIYIQEINQIGRATWEPGTPDLSECRSVWVSNLESSIKEGDNIISIADDLSQVTINKMLYGGDLMTTSEIIKTMAHKINLDVQSFPDQRQREALVSELLHKVVLTSSNLLDDSQQSSWKDLNYNEQMRIATTLMTGLEENAFLLANTMVVEKTVEEKVKNVLVSVRVLETRNTGAEQFPSPYTSNEWLNNIGWLELPRGVLLENSESGLVRLVFMAFDRLEEILQPKSSTLAAAHEESTAVSIGEDTSNNGGMPSSSLINSKIISASLSKGRHIQLSEPVRMCLKHIKTENVSNPTCVFWDYTMSAWSSEGCEVEATNRTHTECKCNHLTNFAILMDVHETLLAPTHEAYLRILTYIGCAISIIFLLLTIITFQFFRNLKSDRTTIHKNLCFCLLIGESVFLAGIGQTDKHILCGIVAAILHYSFLSAFAWMFLEGYQLYVMLVEVFDAEKPRIKWYYIIGYGAPLIIVLVSGIVDFDGYGTDRYCWLTTENYFIWSFVGPVIAVILANLVFLSMAVYKMCRHSSTSVPVKTKEHARLASVSGKEENAHSNKIQTNLSWLRGAIALVFLLGLTWTFGLLFLNKETAIMAYVFTILNSLQGLFIFVFHCAQNEKKISFKSYHGRVDSEAEESPRSLNTTTLTSMSNLRGGGGNNNKDGGGTLRRGIDYGVGNDYSGQDLVVTPVANIIDPSKVILAAELDYGRAEQLGTLTRAQQAEVRTPTHLVPHLLHHQIAAQHHYLTHGGRKKGYLRAASPWNHTYTEIRDGLHLRGGRPPSEDDPVYEEIERGGAATEIQVSDMSDEDGRRQSDMSRQSSRSYSDHRPLIASSAVTFDALWRHNLKEQQQLDAELMRRVQRQMSPGFVYPDASARTVAFLEGETVVCHLQPDSAAAVDPYNPYSARTVVLSPYSEC